The Daphnia carinata strain CSIRO-1 chromosome 9, CSIRO_AGI_Dcar_HiC_V3, whole genome shotgun sequence nucleotide sequence GGAACCACTAACCTGTGTGTCTTGAAATGATCGGGTGTTCTGCTAGGActtcttccatttccttcGGTAGATATTATTTTCGGAGTGCGTTGAGCCGTCCAATAACGTTCTCATAGCTGAGCTCATATGTCTGGATCATGTATCAATAGAATGTctagcagaaaaaaaatgctggtAGGGCAAAgttttcaatgaaaataacaatattcttggttttctttcttttctacttaCCTGCCAATCTAATGTTCATCGCTGCCACACCCATCCAGGAGGTCAAAACGGTCTTGGATGagcgatgtttgttaaaaataattttagtaAGCTGTAGAATCATGAAATCGTGAAAAGGAGTAAAATTGTATGTGTACCCgcaaaaaacaattaattaaattaataTTTAACGTTTCGGAGTCAACAGTACTGGCCCTAACTCTGTACATACACAAGGATGCTATCAAATGCGAGAGGGCTATGAAAATGGCGGGAGGTGGGGTCAGCTCTCATGTGTTTCTTTGTCCCAAATGTTCTGCCAATGCAAAATTTTCTAAAGTTGCTCTTCGTTAGTTAAATATGGCTGTTGCCATTTACCAAAGTCTTTTCGTACCAGTTACACGTGAATGTAACTGTCTCTAAGTCACAGTTGCAAAAATGTCTATTACATTTAGTGAAAAATCAATGAGTGAAGGCATTCAACTTACATCGACCTCGAACGGAGAAAAGGGTCTAACagtgaaaaatttttatgAGGTGTGTGACCAATCCTGAAACATGTTCAAATTTGATATTGTTGGGATGAACTTGGAAATCCTAAAGATGCCTCAATAAATATTTAGAATCAACATTTCTTGAAATGTCCTATATTATCCCTTCGTAACATACATGATTTTCTTTGACCAGCAAATTGTTTAGTTAATGTTAGCTGTAATCATACCAGTATAACGTTTGGCAGAGCAACCGCAAAATGCATCATATGTGTATAGATGCCCATGGtattaatctttttttgtctttgggTTGATTGTTCTAGGGCCTGAAATCATGTCTTAACAATCGTGAAAAAACTTATAAGGAAAAAATTGATGCACTCAGCACTGCTTGGGAGATGTTAGCTTTCTCGGATGATCAGTCTTCACCTGCAATTCTTTATTTGTACAGGTAAAACAAGTATTATTACTCATTTCATTCCTTGTGTAATTCTATTATTTTAGGGATACTATTATGCTTGTTTTACAATCTGAATGGGGAAAACTAAAATCTGTCAGCAAAACCCATTTAAAGGTCACTCTTCAAAATGCAGTGGTGAATTTGTTCAATACGCATGCTTGCCACCTGTGCCAACGTGCATTACGTGTTGTGACCGACCCTTGGAATCATCCGGTGGTAATTAAAATAATCAATGACTTGCCCATCAGCGAGTTTGAAGGTGAGATTTGTTAAACGCTTACTTTGTTCCTTCGTTAACACGTTTTGTGTAACAGGTCGCGATTTTTTTCTAACTGAGATGCCGATTTTATTAACTTCTCGCCTAGACAGGTTGTGCTGGGAAGATAAGTGTAAAGACCTTGCACTGAAGTTAATTACCTTTTGCAGAAAATGTTTCCAGGACTCGCGATGTCTGCTTGAGCCTGTCTGCTCATTGGTTTGCCAGCAGCTTTGGCTAGATTTACACGTTACTCTTCTTTACATCTGCAACGAAACAGATGATTTTGTTATTATGTTAGAACGCCATTTTTCGGAAGGCTACGACCTAGTTAATCGGCTTATTAGGAGGACGGCGGAAAGTTTCagagaaagcaaagaaaataGTGGTATTAACCGAATCTGGAGAGTACATGGCAAAGAGACTGCTGAGTTTGCTAGTCGGTGTCTACTTAGCACCGCCTTGATCTTATGCCCACCACCAAACAACCTCTCGCTATTAGCTATCCAATTTGTAAATCTGCAAATAATGCATCGGAAATCCAATCAAGACATTACAACTGAATTGCACAAGTTGATAAACAACGATCAACTGAAGAAGATGGTGACACCGGCTCATTTGTATGTTCTCGGCGCATCTCTGTCTAATGCGGTAATTAGTTCAAGTGAATATTGCAGTGCACGCCATGGCATGTAATTCTCAAATTTCTATCCTCGTATGACGCCATGACGAATTTTCAGTTTCCAGGTGATTTCAAAGCATTTGCTGTCGAACTGTACATCGAAGCGGTGGCTGCTGATCTCAACAACCTCGAAAGCCAAAAGTTAAATCAAAACGgagaagaaatcaaaattgcAGAGATTGGTTTAGCTACAGCATTTTCCAAATTAGCCGAGTTCGTTCGTGCCAACCTGAGGATCTGCAGAGAAATTGCTTTGACAGCTTTCTCACTTCACCCCACGAAGGAGCGCTTCGATAAGCTGGAAGAGCTCGTACGTGAACAAATCGCCAAGGAAAAATCGGAATTCTCTACTTTAACAAAGAGCCCTAGCGAAATAGTTGAAAGGGAAACTGAAATGGCAAGCAACTTGCGCCTAGAGAAGGAAAACCAATTGCCCTATTCTTATTCGGATGCCATTGCTTTGGGTCTTTCCGAACCTGTTATCCGTGACCTTGCCAGTATAGTGCACAGTGTTCGATGGGACGTTCTAACCTGGAAAAATGGATGGAAAGAATTGGAACCCCTCTGTCGGCGGTACATGGTTGATAAGGAGAATATGCGATCCGTTACGAAAGAATTGCTTTTTCTTAAAGTCGACTACAATCAGTTCAAAGACATGCCTCGGCAGGAACGCGACGTGAATTGGGGCATTGAAAAGGGATACGAAAAGTGTCTAGAATCACGGGTACGATTCAGAAAAAATTCCCGTTGCAAACGAAAACTAAAACGGAAGTCGCAATCTCGTACTAAATTGGGAGTACTGGCAAGAAAGAAGTCCCTCAAGTCTAGGTCTTTTACACGTGGCCGATCAAAGCAAAAAACCGTCACAAAGAGAAGGATTCGAATGCATCATGCAACCGAGTCAGCCGCATCCTCCACTGCTGTAAATAGTGATGTCGGCTCACAGGAAGGCAACGTGACACCTGAAATCAACATGATATCAGGAGGTGTGAAGCGGTCTGCGAGAATCAAAACCAGAAAGGTTTGTTGTAAAATTGGGGTACACcattaaaattctttgtaaTAAGGAGAGAATCTAATTATTATATCTTACATTTTTTAGCTCAGGAATGCCAGATTGCTTCAAGAAGCACCCTCTTTGGTTAAAAGACTACGTGAAATCCGATTGAAACCTGAAAATATGGAACTATGGCAAACTCTTTGTGTAACGCCAGGAGCTAGTCAATCTACTATTCGCGTTCCGGCAGAACCACCTAGGAAAGGCGAGCAGGAGTGTTCAGGATCTGCATATGAAAACGATCCGAGCCACTTTGCTCCCATGCTTAGCACACTGGATATGCAACCCCGAGTCGTTCTGACAAGAATTTCGATCCCCGGCAAAAGTAACGAGCGTTCCAAGGCCTCGGGAAATAACATATCCTTTTGTGGCTCCGATAGCGAGGAATTCCATTTGGTTGTAGAAAatgcaacaacaaacaaaacaaaacaaaattctgtGGAGGTGAAGTGATATTAAAGTTATTAGTTTTTCTACGAGAACCAAAGAAGAGataatgttttcctttttgttcctttttccttGCAGGGAATTACTCATCCCAACGAAAAGGTGATGGAATTAAAAGGCTTTACTGAAAACATTCTTGAAGAAAGGTACAACGAGGTTTCCTGTAGTACACCTCGAATTTGTAGTCCCAAAGGAAATGGTACCGAGGACAGGGTCGCCGTGCAAAAGCAAGAAGAGCCTTCATCGAGTACTTTCAACTCCCTCTTGTCTTTGCATGATGACCCCAACGATTTAGCACGTTCCATTGGTGACATCCATTTAACACCATTCACAAGCTTCCCCGATTTTGCTACATGTTATTCTGATCCAGATCCACTGCTTCCGTCCTCGCCTTCAGTAGTTAGCTTTTCTCTATCTCCGTATCAGTCGGAGGGCGATAGTAGCGGTGACGTATCACAGCTTGATACAGCTGAATTGTTATCTGGAGATCATGAGCTACAAAACCGTTCAATCAATTCATCGTCTTCTGATGGCCAGGATGATCTTTCGTTCTTCACTCCCTCGCCTATCTCCGCAAATTTTCCCACTGAAGACGACACAGAAGCTTGCCCGCCGACGTTACAACTTGATGTTCCACCAAGCGAGCAGCATCAAACGAGGGAAGAATCGCACCCGGTACCAGGAAAGCGCCGCAAACTGGACTCTACGGCCAGCGGAAGTGATGGTGCAGCTGTGCTTCTGCCATGTTCACCCCAACCAAACCAGCTACGCAAacagtaaacaaacaaaaaaattgttaaattctTGTGTTTTCTTAGTTAAAAGGAACGCACGTGCCTGTGCCTCTGTTGTTCCGAAACACTAGGCATTCACAATCTACCTTCATTTGCAACAAAGATTAATGCGACCCTTTTTCGCAATAAACATTCATCGTTAATTTAATTGATTGGAGACtagccaaaaattttttacgttatacaatttttttaaattaatgtttCCTGTTGTTTTCTACCTGCAGAAGGGAACGACAGTGGTGCCCAAAATGTGGTTTTCCTGTATCTGATACTAACCGAAACAAAT carries:
- the LOC130688568 gene encoding uncharacterized protein LOC130688568 isoform X2 — protein: MSITFSEKSMSEGIQLTSTSNGEKGLTVKNFYEGLKSCLNNREKTYKEKIDALSTAWEMLAFSDDQSSPAILYLYRDTIMLVLQSEWGKLKSVSKTHLKVTLQNAVVNLFNTHACHLCQRALRVVTDPWNHPVVIKIINDLPISEFEGRDFFLTEMPILLTSRLDRKCFQDSRCLLEPVCSLVCQQLWLDLHVTLLYICNETDDFVIMLERHFSEGYDLVNRLIRRTAESFRESKENSGINRIWRVHGKETAEFASRCLLSTALILCPPPNNLSLLAIQFVNLQIMHRKSNQDITTELHKLINNDQLKKMVTPAHLYVLGASLSNAFPGDFKAFAVELYIEAVAADLNNLESQKLNQNGEEIKIAEIGLATAFSKLAEFVRANLRICREIALTAFSLHPTKERFDKLEELVREQIAKEKSEFSTLTKSPSEIVERETEMASNLRLEKENQLPYSYSDAIALGLSEPVIRDLASIVHSVRWDVLTWKNGWKELEPLCRRYMVDKENMRSVTKELLFLKVDYNQFKDMPRQERDVNWGIEKGYEKCLESRVRFRKNSRCKRKLKRKSQSRTKLGVLARKKSLKSRSFTRGRSKQKTVTKRRIRMHHATESAASSTAVNSDVGSQEGNVTPEINMISGGVKRSARIKTRKLRNARLLQEAPSLVKRLREIRLKPENMELWQTLCVTPGASQSTIRVPAEPPRKGEQECSGSAYENDPSHFAPMLSTLDMQPRVVLTRISIPGKSNERSKASGNNISFCGSDSEEFHLVVENATTNKTKQNSVEGITHPNEKVMELKGFTENILEERYNEVSCSTPRICSPKGNGTEDRVAVQKQEEPSSSTFNSLLSLHDDPNDLARSIGDIHLTPFTSFPDFATCYSDPDPLLPSSPSVVSFSLSPYQSEGDSSGDVSQLDTAELLSGDHELQNRSINSSSSDGQDDLSFFTPSPISANFPTEDDTEACPPTLQLDVPPSEQHQTREESHPVPGKRRKLDSTASGSDGAAVLLPCSPQPNQLRKQRERQWCPKCGFPVSDTNRNKFESQNEHNAPAEPFLPHKSSGIHEHLFEDCKKIQNSNQGFLAWIKWLQLKLNPEDSSNSTVVTEYGRGHNESSSGLLEDLNVLIAQLCDKSKETSAAHGMACDCLRLYCKAPLAPMSNDGSLLNLFDWFRLLIFQPEALSDDTNKSYVNVLAFLILLLTEEQSNPSISNRLDIIEHNFGSAENAFVESQTQPSEKRESREDNCSGFAIRRKNQRRKTRIDVVMP
- the LOC130688568 gene encoding uncharacterized protein LOC130688568 isoform X3, translated to MSITFSEKSMSEGIQLTSTSNGEKGLTVKNFYEGLKSCLNNREKTYKEKIDALSTAWEMLAFSDDQSSPAILYLYRDTIMLVLQSEWGKLKSVSKTHLKVTLQNAVVNLFNTHACHLCQRALRVVTDPWNHPVVIKIINDLPISEFEGRDFFLTEMPILLTSRLDRLCWEDKCKDLALKLITFCRKCFQDSRCLLEPVCSLVCQQLWLDLHVTLLYICNETDDFVIMLERHFSEGYDLVNRLIRRTAESFRESKENSGINRIWRVHGKETAEFASRCLLSTALILCPPPNNLSLLAIQFVNLQIMHRKSNQDITTELHKLINNDQLKKMVTPAHLYVLGASLSNAFPGDFKAFAVELYIEAVAADLNNLESQKLNQNGEEIKIAEIGLATAFSKLAEFVRANLRICREIALTAFSLHPTKERFDKLEELVREQIAKEKSEFSTLTKSPSEIVERETEMASNLRLEKENQLPYSYSDAIALGLSEPVIRDLASIVHSVRWDVLTWKNGWKELEPLCRRYMVDKENMRSVTKELLFLKVDYNQFKDMPRQERDVNWGIEKGYEKCLESRVRFRKNSRCKRKLKRKSQSRTKLGVLARKKSLKSRSFTRGRSKQKTVTKRRIRMHHATESAASSTAVNSDVGSQEGNVTPEINMISGGVKRSARIKTRKLRNARLLQEAPSLVKRLREIRLKPENMELWQTLCVTPGASQSTIRVPAEPPRKGEQECSGSAYENDPSHFAPMLSTLDMQPRVVLTRISIPGKSNERSKASGNNISFCGSDSEEFHLVVENATTNKTKQNSVEGITHPNEKVMELKGFTENILEERYNEVSCSTPRICSPKGNGTEDRVAVQKQEEPSSSTFNSLLSLHDDPNDLARSIDPLLPSSPSVVSFSLSPYQSEGDSSGDVSQLDTAELLSGDHELQNRSINSSSSDGQDDLSFFTPSPISANFPTEDDTEACPPTLQLDVPPSEQHQTREESHPVPGKRRKLDSTASGSDGAAVLLPCSPQPNQLRKQRERQWCPKCGFPVSDTNRNKFESQNEHNAPAEPFLPHKSSGIHEHLFEDCKKIQNSNQGFLAWIKWLQLKLNPEDSSNSTVVTEYGRGHNESSSGLLEDLNVLIAQLCDKSKETSAAHGMACDCLRLYCKAPLAPMSNDGSLLNLFDWFRLLIFQPEALSDDTNKSYVNVLAFLILLLTEEQSNPSISNRLDIIEHNFGSAENAFVESQTQPSEKRESREDNCSGFAIRRKNQRRKTRIDVVMP
- the LOC130688568 gene encoding uncharacterized protein LOC130688568 isoform X1, encoding MSITFSEKSMSEGIQLTSTSNGEKGLTVKNFYEGLKSCLNNREKTYKEKIDALSTAWEMLAFSDDQSSPAILYLYRDTIMLVLQSEWGKLKSVSKTHLKVTLQNAVVNLFNTHACHLCQRALRVVTDPWNHPVVIKIINDLPISEFEGRDFFLTEMPILLTSRLDRLCWEDKCKDLALKLITFCRKCFQDSRCLLEPVCSLVCQQLWLDLHVTLLYICNETDDFVIMLERHFSEGYDLVNRLIRRTAESFRESKENSGINRIWRVHGKETAEFASRCLLSTALILCPPPNNLSLLAIQFVNLQIMHRKSNQDITTELHKLINNDQLKKMVTPAHLYVLGASLSNAFPGDFKAFAVELYIEAVAADLNNLESQKLNQNGEEIKIAEIGLATAFSKLAEFVRANLRICREIALTAFSLHPTKERFDKLEELVREQIAKEKSEFSTLTKSPSEIVERETEMASNLRLEKENQLPYSYSDAIALGLSEPVIRDLASIVHSVRWDVLTWKNGWKELEPLCRRYMVDKENMRSVTKELLFLKVDYNQFKDMPRQERDVNWGIEKGYEKCLESRVRFRKNSRCKRKLKRKSQSRTKLGVLARKKSLKSRSFTRGRSKQKTVTKRRIRMHHATESAASSTAVNSDVGSQEGNVTPEINMISGGVKRSARIKTRKLRNARLLQEAPSLVKRLREIRLKPENMELWQTLCVTPGASQSTIRVPAEPPRKGEQECSGSAYENDPSHFAPMLSTLDMQPRVVLTRISIPGKSNERSKASGNNISFCGSDSEEFHLVVENATTNKTKQNSVEGITHPNEKVMELKGFTENILEERYNEVSCSTPRICSPKGNGTEDRVAVQKQEEPSSSTFNSLLSLHDDPNDLARSIGDIHLTPFTSFPDFATCYSDPDPLLPSSPSVVSFSLSPYQSEGDSSGDVSQLDTAELLSGDHELQNRSINSSSSDGQDDLSFFTPSPISANFPTEDDTEACPPTLQLDVPPSEQHQTREESHPVPGKRRKLDSTASGSDGAAVLLPCSPQPNQLRKQRERQWCPKCGFPVSDTNRNKFESQNEHNAPAEPFLPHKSSGIHEHLFEDCKKIQNSNQGFLAWIKWLQLKLNPEDSSNSTVVTEYGRGHNESSSGLLEDLNVLIAQLCDKSKETSAAHGMACDCLRLYCKAPLAPMSNDGSLLNLFDWFRLLIFQPEALSDDTNKSYVNVLAFLILLLTEEQSNPSISNRLDIIEHNFGSAENAFVESQTQPSEKRESREDNCSGFAIRRKNQRRKTRIDVVMP